Genomic DNA from Kluyveromyces lactis strain NRRL Y-1140 chromosome C complete sequence:
TTTACTGTCACACATAGAAATGCTTTGACTTATATATAGACTATTctgtatataaatatatactGAATTTTAACATACATGTCCCCAACGCAAGCATCCttatcttcatcttctgcaCCGCACTTAAGAAATAgctttcactttttctttcatgaGGTTCGTACCATTTGTCTCCTCCAGTCAAaggcaaaaaaaatgaatatTGTTATATCGAGGACTGTTCGGTGATGTAAGggttcttgaaaaattatcTGTTGACAACTCTCCTTAAATTTGAGCAGAAATATCTGATTCTTAATTAGGAAAATTCAGTTTTGATGGAGTACAGGAGAGGGGTTGACTAGAGGGAAAATACTTCCAGCAGAATCAGGTCCACAGGCTGAACCTTTTACTCTCGCAGCACCAAGTACGTGGCGGGATCCATGTCCAATCCTCTGTGGGTTGGACAGGATCCGCCCCCTTAGCATACCCTCTCCCGTCCACGATTCCTAGTTTCCAGCCTAACCACTACGCAGCTTAGGCCCAGCTCTATCGTGGCCCTATTGGCTTGCACTCTCTGTATTGCATCGCAACGCTTGCAGGTAGCACTGCGTGCTTGTGTGGGTGAAGTTCTTCTCCCAACCAGTGGGAAATAGTGTTGAAGTTTTCGAAAATTCAATACAAACATTGAATAGTTTGAATTACAGCTTAGTGTTAAAATTAGTATTAGAGGCAAAGTATCTAGTTTGCATACGTCTTAAACTACATTCATAAGATCTTCAAGCGAAGGAAACGTGAAACAACTAACGATGGCCCAACGTGTTActttcagaagaagaaacccATGTATGTTTTTAAACAAAATGAGAATCGAATAGCAAGTACCAGCATGAATATAATCACTTTTGATtaggaaacaaaattggAACAGAAAGAATGCAATAATATCGGCGAACGATGCGAATAGACAACACAATATCATGAGGGACGTTTCACCGTGTTATTACGGACAAGAAACTGGATGAAATGTGCGGATCTGACATGAATGGATAAATGATATTAAATTGATCACGATGTGAAGAATAAAGTGTGATTAGACGATGACAGCTGACAAAGTCTTATGTGCATGAAATGAGATGAAAACGATATAACAGCAGTGTGATAGTTTATCCGATAGTATTGAAGACTATAACAAATGTTCTAATATGTTGAAGTGCATGATGACGCATCTCATCTGCCGATGAGATTGGCCATACTTTCTCCAATTAAGATGTGTTACCTATTTTAGCAGAAACGTTGCACTTGGAATATTCATTTAATCATATGTGATTGGTTCAGCAATAGCTATTCGTATGAATAATTACATCAAAATTGCAATAAAATACTAACAGAATTTCCCGTTTTTCATTACAGACAACACCAAGTCTAACAAGATCAAGGTTGTTAAGACCCCAGGTGGTGCTTTGCGTAGTCAACACGTCAAGAAGTTGGCTACCAGACCAAAGTGTGGTGACACCGGTGTTCCATTGCAAGGTGTCTCTACCTTGAGACCAAGACAATACGCTACTGTCTCCAGAACCAAGAAGACCGTTTCCAGAGCCTACGGTGGTTCCAAGTCTGCTAACGCCGTCAAGGAAAGAATCGTTAGAGCTTTCTTGAtcgaagaacaaaagatcGTCAAGAGAGTTATCAAGGAACAAACCGAAGCTGCCAAGAaggctgaaaagaaggatgCTAAGAAGTCTAAGAAATAAGTTATCtaattcaaaaataaaggTCACTCTATAAAATGTTATCGAATGGATTTTCTTTCACATATATGAATAAAGAACATGGAATACCGAACCACGAATTATCTCATCAAAATTTTGTTAACACCCCCAACTATGCTTGTCAATGAGGTAGGAAAATCTTGATAACCGTTTCCAGGAACTGGTTTTCGTTGAGCCCAAttataaatcaaaaattgaacACATAAGTTGAAGATCGTTTGTTACCAGTTTTGCAGATCTCGAGTGTTTCCGGCTGTTTTTCTGTCGTATTCATATGCACGATCGCATCTTTCGCTAACatgtttttattattaaTTCTCATATTTTGTACCTCATTTTTACTTATACTTATTTTTAAACTATCATGGTCATGTAatcttttattattatcgTTACACTAATCTTCCACTTTATTTTCATAGTAAGAGATGTTCAAGAACTATTGCGTATTTACATTAATTCATAGTTTGAAAGCACTAAATGATTGGGCCAAATAAACCCTATACTTACTCTTTCCCGATCTGATTTCGTATACTAATGTATTACCGGCACTTTGTGCTTGTATTTTGACATCTATATTTTTGTGCATTTTACTCTTATATCTGTCGTTCTCATTAATTTTTGGTCCTGTGATTGCAAAAAGCTCCATAATTCTATCATTTAAAAAAGGGCTTTGCAGACAAATCGAATCTGCATAATAATATTAAACATATATTGTAAACACAGTGGCTAAATCCAACAATAGACTGTATGGAAACATCATCTCCATTGTTAGGCTATCTGTAAATATAACTCGTTAGTCGTTCTCACCCAAATGTCCTTTTCGCCTCCACCTGGTTCACAGATCCCAAataaatattcaaaatctAATCAGCACCAAGCTCAAAGTACAGACCGCGACTCATTTGATCTACAATTCGAGGACTCTTTAGACGCTGCGTTAGAATCTTTACAATTACCTGAGCATTCTCATAGAAGGGAAAACAGTACTGTTTTCGAAGATTTTGAGATGAAATCAATGCATGGCGATCACCAAACTGGTATGTTACATTCCGATGCAGATACCGCTCCATTGATAACAAATCACAGTAACAACGGAAGGATGTTGTCAAATAGTGATAGAAACGCACAAAATACTAATAATATTACTGTATGGTCAAAAGCTAAAAGTTGGTTTGAACATTCATTTACAAAAGCAAAATCGAAGCCATCCTCTTTATCTGTGTACAGCTCTACCAATTCCGTTGACGGGAACAAAATTGAACTGAACGATCATAATgtagaaagagaaattcACCCTGCAACGACTCCCATATATGACAGAAAAAAGTACCCTTCAAATGTTATATCAAACGCAAAATATAACCCGTTTACATTCATCCCACTAATATTGTATGAACaattcaagttcttcttcaatttatATTTTCTAATAGTTGCATTATCTCAGGCCATTCCTCAGCTTCGTATTGGTTACCTTTCATCCTACATTGTCCCCCTAGCTTTCGTTTTGACTGTTACAATGTCTAAGGAGGCCATGGATGATATTAATAGAAGAAAACGTGACAGAGAGGCCAACAATGAGTTATATGAAGTTGTGAATAAACCCTGTCCAATACCATCGAAAGATCTAAAG
This window encodes:
- a CDS encoding 60S ribosomal protein eL34 (highly similar to uniprot|P40525 Saccharomyces cerevisiae YIL052C RPL34B Protein component of the large (60S) ribosomal subunit, nearly identical to Rpl34Ap and has similarity to rat L34 ribosomal protein), producing the protein MAQRVTFRRRNPYNTKSNKIKVVKTPGGALRSQHVKKLATRPKCGDTGVPLQGVSTLRPRQYATVSRTKKTVSRAYGGSKSANAVKERIVRAFLIEEQKIVKRVIKEQTEAAKKAEKKDAKKSKK